The following proteins are encoded in a genomic region of Sebastes fasciatus isolate fSebFas1 chromosome 12, fSebFas1.pri, whole genome shotgun sequence:
- the cldn12 gene encoding claudin-12, which translates to MSCRDIHATNAFAFLVAFVCVAGIAVAALIPQWRVTRLVTFNRNAKNISVYDGLWAKCVKQDGYSGCYYYDSEWYSKVDQLDLRLLQFCLPTSLLFGSLALLLCMAGMCKTCCCSDKPEPDIKTLRFLVNNAGCHLVAGTFLLLGGAIAIAPSAWFLFRTKEMNIRYDNIFSDGFAVYVSIGCSGGLMLAALLMFMWYCMCKKLPSPFWLPLPSMPTSLSAQPLTANGYPPSPVYGPQPFPPQAFPPTVIDAQPYVTSQGYAQSVGAPVPPQVYMAQISAPDGYGSEVGGNQAYSYAPSQNYAPSQSYAPSQSYAPSQSYAPSQGYSSSYAGQRYSSRSRMSAIEIDIPVLTQGQ; encoded by the exons ATGTCGTGCCGGGACATCCACGCCACCAACGCTTTTGCCTTCCTCgttgcctttgtgtgtgtggcgggGATTGCCGTGGCAGCTTTAATCCCACAGTGGCGTGTAACGAGACTCGTCACTTTCAATCGCAATGCCAAGAATATCAGCGTGTATGATGGGCTGTGGGCTAAATGTGTGAAACAGGATGGCTattcaggatgttactactatGATTCAGAG TGGTACTCTAAAGTGGACCAGCTAGATCTGCGGCTCCTGCAGTTCTGTCTGCCTACAAGCCTGCTGTTTGGCTCTCTGGCCTTGCTGCTGTGCATGGCAGGAATGTGTAAGACTTGCTGCTGCTCAGACAAGCCTGAACCGGACATTAAGACCCTCAGATTCCTGGTCAACAATGCAGGCTGTCACCTGGTGGCGGGGACGTTCTTGTTGCTGGGCGGCGCTATCGCCATCGCACCCTCTGCGTGGTTCCTGTTCCGCACCAAGGAAATGAACATCAGATATGACAACATTTTCTCAGACGGCTTTGCTGTGTATGTATCTATAGGCTGCTCTGGAGGACTAATGCTGGCCGCCCTGCTGATGTTCATGTGGTACTGTATGTGCAAAAAGTTGCCTTCACCCTTCTGGTTGCCTCTGCCCTCGATGCCCACCTCGCTGTCCGCCCAGCCTCTCACAGCCAACGGATATCCTCCTTCCCCAGTTTATGGTCCTCAGCCCTTCCCACCACAGGCCTTTCCTCCCACAGTGATCGACGCCCAGCCTTATGTGACTTCCCAGGGCTACGCTCAAAGTGTGGGCGCCCCTGTACCACCACAGGTGTACATGGCTCAGATTTCTGCTCCAGATGGGTATGGTTCAGAGGTGGGAGGGAACCAGGCCTACAGCTACGCTCCCTCGCAGAACTACGCTCCGTCGCAAAGCTACGCTCCGTCGCAGAGCTACGCGCCCTCGCAGAGCTACGCACCATCTCAGGGCTACTCATCCAGCTACGCAGGCCAACGCTACTCCTCCCGCTCACGGATGTCTGCCATAGAGATCGACATCCCCGTGCTGACACAGGGCCAGTAA